ATGGCCCGCCTCAGAATTCCGGTCTTATTGCGGGTTCCTTCCGGCGCAATCCCAAAGATATAACCATCTTGAAGGTTGCGCAGCGCGCTTTTAAGGGCGGTCATATCCGCCTCGCCGCGATGGATCGGGATGATGTCCCAAGCCCAGAAAACCCACCGCAGTAGCGGATTTTTAAAAGCCTCCGCTTTTCCCCACCCGCCAATCTTGCGCGGCTGTAAGACGGTGGCAAGCACAGGCACTTCAACCTGGCCGGTGTGGTTGGAGATGACGATTAGCGGTCCCTGCATGGGGACCTTCTCCAAACCTGATATGTCGAGCCGCATCGTCAGACGGAAGTAAACCCGCAGTAAAGATGTGATGAACAAAAGAGAGAATTTTTTCATGAGCGACTCAACCGTGGATGATTTCCAATTCCTGCGGAAGCAATTCAAGGATCAGTTGTTTTCCGTCAAGGCAGATGAACTCACCATCGGCATGGGCAGGGAAGGTCACGTCCAATGATTTGATCGTGACTTTTCTGGCGCGTTTCATCTGGATCTCTGGCAATACCTTTTGCGTGCCTTTGATGAAATAGGGGATCATTGCCAGGATGCGTCCCTTCGAGGCGGTTTCGGCGATGCAGAGGTCGAACCAGCCATCGTCAGCCTGGGATTCAGGCGCCATTTGGAAGCCCCCGCCCATGCGCCGCCCGTTCATGACGGAGATCATCAGAGAACGTTGTTTGATTTTTTCCCCGTCGTCCAGAACAATTTCCACCTCGGCGGGATTGTAATAAAGGAAGACGGTCTTGATCACACCGATCAAATACGCCAGCAGTCCGCGCGTCCAACGCACTTTGACCGCTTCGTTTCCCACCGCCGCGTCGAAACCGACGCCGATGCCGTTTCCAAAATACCGCCCATCGGGAAAA
This portion of the Anaerolineales bacterium genome encodes:
- a CDS encoding 1-acyl-sn-glycerol-3-phosphate acyltransferase, translated to MKKFSLLFITSLLRVYFRLTMRLDISGLEKVPMQGPLIVISNHTGQVEVPVLATVLQPRKIGGWGKAEAFKNPLLRWVFWAWDIIPIHRGEADMTALKSALRNLQDGYIFGIAPEGTRNKTGILRRAMPGTAILAVRSGVTVLPIVHWGGENYLKNLKRFKRTDFHLRVGEPFKVHVEDKITAEVRQRVVDEMMYKIAELMPAEYRGEYSDMSKAGYKYLRASGQ
- a CDS encoding diacylglycerol kinase family lipid kinase — translated: MKYFVIVNPTSGRGLGERSIPRIESFLKEHNFNYTIAQTNGVWHAAELAEEAARNGYDVVVCASGDGTVNEAINGIMRAKKAGYNSVAFTVLGVGTGNDFAGGTGIPTTLDDGLNALKANKRKRIDLGWVKGGDFPDGRYFGNGIGVGFDAAVGNEAVKVRWTRGLLAYLIGVIKTVFLYYNPAEVEIVLDDGEKIKQRSLMISVMNGRRMGGGFQMAPESQADDGWFDLCIAETASKGRILAMIPYFIKGTQKVLPEIQMKRARKVTIKSLDVTFPAHADGEFICLDGKQLILELLPQELEIIHG